One Pseudomonas brassicacearum genomic region harbors:
- a CDS encoding DUF1249 domain-containing protein, whose protein sequence is MVLNKLRDRYRVDLVGLQAACEANYARLMRLLPDMRNDPAPRRIAVTHGDQMLGVLALEVLQTCPYTTTLQVRQEHSLPWLPVPQLEVQVYHDARMAEVVSAEHARRFRGIYPYPNASMHQPDEKAQLNLFLGEWLSHCLALGHEFEVVR, encoded by the coding sequence ATGGTCCTGAACAAGCTGCGCGATCGCTATCGTGTCGATCTGGTGGGGTTGCAGGCGGCCTGCGAGGCCAACTACGCCCGCCTGATGCGCCTGTTGCCGGACATGCGCAACGACCCGGCACCACGGCGCATCGCCGTGACCCACGGCGACCAGATGCTCGGCGTGCTGGCCCTCGAAGTGCTGCAGACTTGCCCCTACACCACGACCTTGCAGGTGCGCCAAGAGCACAGCCTGCCCTGGTTGCCGGTGCCGCAGCTGGAGGTCCAGGTCTATCACGATGCGCGCATGGCCGAAGTCGTGAGCGCCGAACATGCACGACGCTTTCGCGGCATCTATCCTTATCCCAATGCGTCAATGCACCAGCCGGACGAAAAGGCCCAGTTGAATCTGTTCCTGGGTGAATGGCTGAGTCATTGCCTGGCGCTGGGCCACGAGTTCGAAGTCGTTCGGTAG
- a CDS encoding DUF6124 family protein, with protein MFKATPNPPETDPTSAHAGLDPLKLDEAAKRAIDHYLDPKPQAKKKQPPGQLFTVVDGIDTESLLANLSETLASANAMVSDLAFDLEGSRRHVALGIQQLIELGALLANRMLDNVNTQP; from the coding sequence ATGTTCAAAGCCACACCCAATCCCCCCGAAACCGATCCCACCTCAGCCCACGCCGGGCTCGATCCCCTAAAACTCGATGAAGCCGCCAAACGCGCCATCGACCACTATCTCGACCCCAAACCTCAAGCCAAAAAGAAACAGCCCCCAGGTCAACTGTTCACCGTCGTGGACGGCATCGACACCGAAAGCCTGCTGGCCAACCTCAGCGAAACCCTGGCCTCAGCCAATGCCATGGTCAGCGACCTTGCCTTCGACCTGGAAGGCTCGCGACGCCATGTTGCCCTTGGCATTCAGCAACTGATCGAGCTGGGCGCTTTATTGGCAAATCGGATGCTGGACAACGTCAATACACAACCCTGA
- a CDS encoding YqiA/YcfP family alpha/beta fold hydrolase, producing the protein MSGSILYIHGFNSAPASTKASQLIKVMAQLGLSDHLQVPALHHHPRQAIGQLEQAIAQQGRPLLVGSSLGGYYATHLAERHGLKALLINPAVSPHRMFDGYLGTQKNLYTDETWELTHDHVTALAELDVPAPQDPQRFQVWLQTGDETLDYRHAQQYYRACALRIQAGGDHSFQGFAQQLPALLSFAGIGADLYQAIDFTSL; encoded by the coding sequence ATGTCGGGTTCTATCCTTTATATCCACGGCTTCAACAGCGCCCCAGCATCGACCAAAGCCAGTCAGCTGATCAAAGTAATGGCGCAATTGGGCCTGAGCGACCACCTACAAGTCCCAGCCCTGCACCACCACCCCCGCCAAGCCATCGGTCAGCTGGAACAGGCGATTGCACAACAGGGCCGGCCGCTGCTGGTCGGCAGCTCGCTCGGCGGCTACTATGCGACTCACTTGGCCGAACGCCACGGCCTCAAGGCGCTGTTGATCAACCCTGCCGTCAGCCCGCATCGGATGTTTGACGGTTACCTGGGCACGCAGAAGAATTTGTACACCGACGAAACCTGGGAATTGACCCACGACCACGTCACGGCCCTGGCCGAACTGGACGTGCCGGCGCCCCAGGATCCGCAGCGGTTTCAGGTGTGGTTGCAAACCGGTGACGAAACGCTGGATTATCGCCACGCCCAACAGTATTACCGCGCCTGTGCCTTGCGCATCCAGGCCGGCGGCGACCACAGTTTCCAAGGGTTTGCCCAGCAGTTGCCGGCGCTGTTGAGTTTTGCCGGCATTGGCGCCGATTTGTACCAGGCGATCGACTTCACGTCGCTGTGA
- the parE gene encoding DNA topoisomerase IV subunit B produces the protein MATPSASSYNADAIEVLSGLDPVRKRPGMYTDTSRPNHLAQEVIDNSVDEALAGHAKSVQVILHADHSLEVSDDGRGMPVDIHPEEGVSGVELILTKLHAGGKFSNKNYQFSGGLHGVGISVVNALSNQVRVRVKRDGNEYQMTFADGYKATELEVIGTVGKRNTGTSVYFAPDPKYFDSPKFSVSRLKHVLKAKAVLCPGLLVSFEDKATGEKVEWHYEDGLRSYLVDAVSGFERLPDEPFCGSLAGNKEAVDWALLWLPEGGESVQESYVNLIPTAQGGTHVNGLRQGLLDAMREFCEFRNLLPRGVKLAPEDVWERIAFVLSMKMQEPQFSGQTKERLSSREAAAFVSGVVKDAFSLWLNANPETGLALAELAINNAGRRLKASKKVERKRITQGPALPGKLADCAGQDPMRSELFLVEGDSAGGSAKQARDKEFQAILPLRGKILNTWEVDGSEVLASQEVHNIAVAIGVDPGAADMSQLRYGKICILADADSDGLHIATLLCALFVQHFRPLVDAGHVYVAMPPLYRIDLGKEIYYALDEAERDGILDRLVAEKKRGKPQVTRFKGLGEMNPPQLRETTMDPNTRRLVQLTLDDFEATSEMMDMLLAKKRAGDRKSWLESKGDLAEVLA, from the coding sequence ATGGCCACTCCCAGCGCTAGCTCTTATAACGCAGACGCCATCGAAGTCCTCTCGGGCCTCGACCCGGTGCGCAAGCGCCCCGGCATGTACACCGACACCAGTCGGCCGAACCACCTTGCCCAGGAAGTCATCGACAACAGTGTCGACGAAGCCTTGGCCGGGCATGCGAAGTCGGTGCAGGTCATCCTGCACGCCGATCACTCGCTGGAAGTCAGCGATGACGGCCGCGGCATGCCGGTGGACATACACCCTGAAGAAGGCGTGTCGGGCGTCGAGCTGATCCTCACCAAGCTCCACGCGGGCGGCAAGTTTTCCAACAAGAACTACCAGTTCTCCGGCGGTTTGCATGGGGTGGGTATTTCCGTGGTCAACGCCTTGTCGAACCAGGTGCGGGTGCGGGTCAAGCGTGACGGCAACGAATACCAGATGACCTTTGCCGATGGCTACAAGGCCACCGAGCTGGAAGTGATCGGCACCGTCGGCAAGCGCAACACCGGCACCAGCGTGTATTTCGCGCCGGACCCGAAGTATTTCGATTCGCCGAAGTTTTCCGTCAGCCGCCTCAAGCACGTGCTCAAGGCCAAGGCCGTGTTGTGCCCGGGGTTGTTGGTCAGTTTCGAGGACAAGGCCACTGGCGAGAAAGTCGAGTGGCATTACGAAGACGGGCTGCGCTCTTACCTGGTGGACGCGGTCAGCGGTTTCGAACGCCTGCCCGACGAGCCGTTCTGCGGCAGTCTGGCCGGTAACAAGGAAGCGGTGGACTGGGCGCTGTTGTGGCTGCCCGAAGGGGGCGAAAGCGTCCAGGAAAGCTACGTCAACCTGATCCCTACGGCCCAGGGCGGTACCCACGTCAACGGCTTGCGCCAGGGCCTGCTCGATGCCATGCGTGAGTTCTGCGAATTCCGCAACCTGCTGCCTCGTGGCGTGAAGCTGGCGCCGGAAGACGTTTGGGAACGCATCGCCTTCGTGCTGTCGATGAAGATGCAGGAACCGCAATTCTCCGGCCAGACCAAGGAACGCCTGTCGTCCCGTGAGGCGGCGGCGTTTGTTTCCGGGGTGGTCAAGGACGCGTTCAGCCTGTGGCTCAACGCCAACCCGGAGACTGGCCTGGCCCTGGCGGAACTGGCGATCAACAACGCCGGCCGTCGTCTCAAGGCGAGCAAGAAGGTCGAGCGCAAGCGCATCACCCAGGGGCCGGCCTTGCCGGGCAAGCTCGCCGATTGCGCCGGGCAGGACCCGATGCGTTCCGAGCTGTTCCTGGTGGAGGGTGACTCCGCCGGTGGTTCGGCCAAGCAGGCGCGGGATAAAGAGTTCCAGGCGATCCTGCCGCTGCGGGGCAAGATCCTCAACACCTGGGAAGTGGACGGCAGCGAAGTGCTGGCCAGCCAGGAAGTGCATAACATCGCCGTGGCCATCGGGGTCGACCCGGGCGCCGCCGACATGAGCCAGTTGCGCTACGGCAAGATCTGCATCCTCGCCGACGCCGACTCCGACGGCCTGCACATCGCTACTTTGCTCTGCGCCTTGTTCGTCCAGCATTTCCGCCCGTTGGTGGACGCTGGTCACGTCTACGTCGCGATGCCGCCGCTGTACCGGATCGACTTGGGCAAAGAGATCTACTACGCCCTGGACGAAGCCGAGCGTGATGGCATCCTCGATCGTCTGGTGGCCGAGAAGAAACGCGGCAAGCCACAGGTCACCCGATTCAAGGGCCTGGGTGAAATGAACCCGCCGCAACTGCGCGAAACCACCATGGACCCGAACACCCGTCGCCTGGTGCAACTGACCCTGGATGATTTCGAAGCGACGTCGGAAATGATGGACATGCTGTTGGCGAAGAAACGTGCCGGCGATCGCAAGTCCTGGCTCGAATCCAAAGGGGACCTGGCCGAGGTGCTGGCCTGA
- a CDS encoding esterase-like activity of phytase family protein, with translation MRNGFALALWLWAGVVVAGPAPELKLLSEHAVDGMRGGNLSGLALCGSEMWTVSDRDDDRIYRLTPSDARVWPAEAVDIDVPEVPDSGLPWGLRSRTWAMSFLRGGELDFEGISCDSAGNRYVVSESHAAVLQVPPSGPVSWLKIAPTMIRQARGSGMLLHFNALFEGLAINPAGDQLWLAAERERRGLLQIKRQQTVWDCDGNCVLLSEAGREMQPAQFPKAKAVSRDFADLSLFNGKLFTLERNAYQICRRDLQTAQVERCWSFAAEALQDNRRYSQDYGLAEALIVNAEGAWIGLDNNDGARADGERRPIIWRFATPDGGWSASP, from the coding sequence ATGCGCAACGGTTTCGCCCTGGCGTTGTGGCTGTGGGCGGGGGTGGTTGTCGCCGGGCCGGCGCCGGAACTGAAGTTGCTGTCCGAACACGCCGTCGATGGCATGCGCGGTGGCAATCTGTCCGGGCTGGCCTTGTGCGGCAGCGAAATGTGGACGGTCTCTGATCGCGACGATGATCGGATCTACCGCCTCACGCCTTCTGATGCACGGGTCTGGCCGGCAGAAGCGGTGGATATCGACGTGCCTGAGGTGCCCGACAGCGGTTTGCCCTGGGGCTTGCGTTCCCGGACCTGGGCGATGTCGTTCCTGCGTGGCGGAGAACTGGATTTCGAAGGCATCAGTTGCGACAGCGCCGGCAACCGTTATGTGGTCAGTGAGTCCCATGCCGCGGTGTTGCAGGTGCCGCCGTCGGGCCCCGTGTCCTGGTTGAAAATCGCCCCGACCATGATCCGCCAGGCCCGGGGCAGCGGCATGTTGTTGCATTTCAATGCCTTGTTCGAAGGCCTGGCGATCAACCCGGCCGGCGATCAGCTGTGGCTGGCGGCGGAGCGCGAGCGTCGCGGTCTGTTGCAGATCAAGCGCCAGCAGACGGTGTGGGACTGCGATGGCAATTGTGTGTTGCTGAGCGAAGCCGGGCGGGAGATGCAGCCGGCGCAGTTCCCCAAGGCCAAGGCGGTTTCGCGGGATTTCGCTGACCTGTCATTGTTCAATGGCAAGCTGTTTACCCTGGAACGCAACGCCTATCAGATCTGCCGGCGTGACCTGCAGACTGCCCAGGTCGAGCGTTGCTGGTCGTTCGCCGCCGAGGCGTTGCAAGACAATCGGCGTTATTCACAGGACTATGGCCTGGCCGAGGCGTTGATCGTGAACGCCGAGGGCGCCTGGATCGGCCTGGACAACAACGACGGTGCGCGCGCCGACGGCGAACGGCGGCCGATCATTTGGCGCTTCGCCACGCCGGACGGTGGTTGGAGCGCCTCGCCATGA
- a CDS encoding retropepsin-like aspartic protease family protein yields MSQSPPGKRAGRVLMIVAWCAALFLATRFFAQWEQRQQNPNTEVYSQRGEGFIEVKLVDNTQGHFVASGQINGQPVDFMLDTGATDVAIPVELAERLKLEKGFGVTLSTANGLSEGYRTRIDRLQLGDIVLRDVRALVAPGLGGTQVLLGMSALNKLEFTQRDGTMLLRQTTN; encoded by the coding sequence ATGAGCCAGTCGCCGCCGGGCAAGCGCGCCGGCCGGGTGCTGATGATCGTGGCCTGGTGCGCGGCGCTATTCCTGGCAACGCGGTTTTTTGCCCAATGGGAGCAGCGTCAGCAGAACCCCAACACCGAGGTGTATTCGCAAAGAGGCGAAGGGTTTATCGAGGTGAAGCTGGTCGACAATACACAGGGGCATTTCGTCGCCAGCGGCCAGATCAATGGCCAGCCGGTGGACTTCATGCTCGATACGGGCGCCACCGACGTGGCTATCCCGGTTGAGCTAGCCGAGCGCCTCAAGCTGGAAAAAGGTTTCGGCGTGACATTGAGTACCGCCAACGGTTTGAGCGAGGGCTATCGCACCCGCATCGACCGGCTGCAATTGGGCGATATCGTCTTGCGCGATGTGCGTGCCCTGGTGGCGCCAGGCCTGGGTGGCACGCAAGTGCTGCTGGGCATGAGCGCCCTGAACAAACTTGAATTTACCCAGCGCGACGGCACCATGCTGCTGCGCCAGACAACGAACTGA
- the parC gene encoding DNA topoisomerase IV subunit A, whose translation MSDILADSLDGVERRSLADFTENAYLNYSMYVIMDRALPHIGDGLKPVQRRIIYAMSELGLDADSKHKKSARTVGDVLGKFHPHGDSACYEAMVLMAQPFSYRYTLVDGQGNWGAPDDPKSFAAMRYTEARLSRYSEVLLSELGQGTADWGPNFDGTLDEPLVLPARLPNILLNGTTGIAVGMATDVPPHNLREVATACVRLLDEPKATVEQLCEHIQGPDYPTEAEIITPRADLLKIYETGRGSVRMRAVYHIEDGDIIVTALPHQVSGAKVMEQIAAMMQAKPSKAPQVADLRDESDHENPCRLVIIPVNSRVDHDALMQHLFASTDLESSYRVNINIIGLDGKPQLKNLRALLVEWLEFRVKTVRRRLQFRLDKVERRLHLLDGLLIAYLNLDEVIHIIRTEEHPKASLIARFALSEIQADYILDTRLRQLARLEEMKLRAEQDELLKEQAKLQALLGSEAKLKKLVRTELLKDAETYGDDRRSPIVERAEAKALTEHDLLPNEKVTVVLSEKGWVRSAKGHDIDATGLSYKAGDGFKALAAGRSNQFAVFVDSTGRSYSVPAHTLPSARGQGEPLTGRLTPPPGATFECVLMPDDDGLYVIASDAGYGFVVKGEDLQAKNKAGKALLSLPNNAKVIAPRPVSDRESNWLASVTTEGRLLVFKISDLPQLGKGKGNKIIGISGERVASREEYVTDIAVIPEGATLVLQAGKRTLSLKADDLEHYKGERGRRGNKLPRGFQRVDALLVENLN comes from the coding sequence ATGAGCGACATTCTTGCAGACAGCTTAGACGGCGTAGAACGCCGATCGCTGGCTGACTTCACCGAAAATGCCTACCTCAATTACTCCATGTACGTGATCATGGACCGTGCCTTGCCGCACATTGGCGACGGTTTGAAGCCGGTCCAGCGACGGATCATCTATGCCATGAGTGAGCTGGGGCTGGACGCCGACTCCAAGCACAAGAAATCGGCGCGCACCGTCGGTGACGTGCTCGGTAAGTTCCACCCCCACGGCGACTCGGCCTGCTACGAAGCCATGGTGCTGATGGCCCAGCCCTTCAGCTACCGCTACACCCTGGTGGACGGGCAGGGGAACTGGGGTGCGCCGGACGATCCCAAGTCCTTTGCGGCCATGCGTTATACCGAGGCACGTCTGTCGCGCTATTCCGAAGTGCTGCTCAGCGAACTGGGCCAGGGCACCGCGGACTGGGGGCCGAACTTCGACGGCACTCTCGACGAACCCCTGGTGTTGCCGGCACGTTTGCCGAATATTCTCCTCAATGGCACCACCGGCATCGCCGTGGGCATGGCCACTGACGTGCCGCCTCACAACCTGCGGGAGGTGGCCACGGCGTGCGTGCGGCTGCTGGACGAGCCGAAAGCCACGGTGGAACAGCTCTGCGAACATATCCAGGGCCCGGACTACCCGACCGAAGCAGAAATCATCACGCCGCGCGCCGACCTGCTGAAAATCTACGAGACCGGCCGTGGTTCGGTGCGCATGCGCGCCGTGTATCACATCGAAGACGGCGACATCATCGTCACGGCGCTGCCGCACCAGGTGTCCGGAGCCAAGGTGATGGAACAAATTGCCGCGATGATGCAGGCAAAGCCGTCGAAAGCCCCGCAAGTTGCCGACTTGCGCGATGAATCCGATCACGAAAACCCGTGCCGCCTCGTGATCATCCCGGTCAACAGCCGGGTCGACCATGACGCGTTGATGCAGCACCTGTTCGCCAGCACCGACCTGGAGTCCAGCTACCGGGTCAACATCAATATCATCGGCCTGGACGGCAAGCCGCAGCTGAAAAACCTGCGGGCATTGCTGGTGGAATGGCTGGAGTTCCGAGTCAAAACAGTGCGCCGGCGCCTGCAGTTCCGCCTGGACAAGGTCGAGCGTCGCCTGCACCTGTTGGACGGCTTGCTGATTGCCTACCTCAACCTGGATGAAGTAATCCATATCATCCGGACCGAGGAACACCCCAAGGCCAGCCTGATCGCACGCTTTGCCCTGAGCGAAATCCAGGCCGACTACATCCTCGACACCCGCCTGCGACAGTTGGCGCGGTTGGAAGAGATGAAGCTGCGGGCCGAGCAGGATGAATTGCTTAAAGAGCAGGCCAAGCTGCAAGCCCTGCTGGGCAGCGAAGCCAAGCTCAAGAAGCTGGTGCGCACTGAATTGCTCAAGGACGCCGAAACCTACGGCGACGACCGTCGCTCGCCAATCGTCGAGCGCGCCGAAGCCAAGGCCCTGACTGAGCACGATCTGCTGCCGAACGAGAAAGTCACCGTCGTACTGTCGGAAAAAGGTTGGGTGCGCTCGGCCAAGGGTCATGATATTGACGCGACGGGGCTTTCCTACAAGGCCGGGGACGGCTTCAAGGCCCTGGCGGCTGGGCGTTCCAACCAGTTTGCGGTGTTCGTCGACTCCACCGGGCGCAGCTATTCGGTACCGGCCCACACCTTGCCATCGGCACGCGGCCAGGGCGAGCCGCTGACCGGTCGATTAACTCCGCCACCGGGTGCAACTTTTGAATGCGTGCTGATGCCTGATGATGATGGGCTGTACGTTATTGCATCGGATGCGGGTTACGGCTTCGTGGTCAAGGGTGAGGATCTGCAAGCCAAGAACAAGGCGGGCAAGGCGTTGTTGAGCCTGCCGAACAACGCCAAGGTCATTGCGCCGCGGCCGGTCAGTGATCGCGAGAGCAATTGGCTGGCGTCGGTAACCACCGAAGGCCGGTTGCTGGTCTTCAAGATCAGCGACTTGCCGCAGTTGGGTAAAGGCAAGGGCAACAAGATTATTGGTATTTCCGGCGAACGGGTGGCCAGTCGTGAGGAATATGTCACGGATATTGCAGTGATACCGGAAGGCGCCACGCTTGTGCTACAGGCAGGCAAGCGTACGCTTTCGTTGAAGGCAGACGATCTTGAACATTACAAAGGTGAACGCGGTCGGCGGGGTAATAAGCTTCCAAGGGGTTTTCAGCGGGTCGATGCACTGCTCGTCGAAAACTTGAATTAG
- a CDS encoding PqiC family protein, whose amino-acid sequence MTALRLPILWLAGLLGLAGCSVNQPVSLYQLDSGTPAQPAQSAGMAVLLGPVLIADYLQRETLLQRQPDGSLQAAADGRWAGSLSSDIDQLLLRQVAGHLDSQRVVLAPATQGFTPDVQVLLSITRLDSGKSQPAVLDAQWRLIDRRGKVRENRIVHLQEQHAGTTAAQVQAQGVLLQRLAEQLSVSLKPLANQPPVAEAPRKAAPSQAKPAEPEKSPKIPMALPIRTDMEVFRF is encoded by the coding sequence ATGACTGCTCTGCGCCTTCCTATTTTGTGGCTCGCTGGCCTGCTTGGCCTGGCGGGCTGCAGCGTCAATCAGCCTGTGTCGCTGTATCAACTCGACAGCGGCACCCCGGCCCAGCCTGCGCAAAGCGCTGGCATGGCGGTTTTGCTGGGCCCGGTGTTGATCGCCGACTACCTGCAACGCGAAACTTTATTGCAACGCCAGCCGGACGGCAGCCTGCAGGCTGCTGCTGACGGCCGTTGGGCCGGCAGCCTGTCCTCGGACATCGACCAGTTGCTGCTGCGTCAGGTGGCGGGGCATCTGGACAGCCAGCGCGTCGTATTGGCGCCGGCCACCCAAGGCTTTACGCCGGATGTCCAGGTACTGCTGTCGATCACCCGGCTGGACTCGGGCAAATCGCAACCGGCGGTGCTCGATGCGCAATGGCGACTGATCGATCGCCGCGGCAAGGTGCGTGAGAACCGCATCGTGCACCTGCAAGAGCAGCATGCCGGCACTACTGCGGCGCAGGTCCAGGCCCAAGGCGTGCTGCTGCAACGCCTGGCCGAGCAGCTGTCCGTGTCGCTCAAACCACTCGCCAACCAGCCTCCAGTGGCCGAAGCTCCGCGTAAGGCGGCTCCGAGCCAGGCTAAGCCCGCTGAGCCGGAAAAGTCCCCGAAGATCCCGATGGCCTTGCCGATTCGTACGGATATGGAAGTGTTCAGGTTCTGA
- a CDS encoding AhpA/YtjB family protein, whose product MNRPTPVKTDNFFLLIFRALRHRRVPIALRIASHNVILVALALVIYACVMGLQFKQAMHEQADALGESLTTQTATSATELLVSNDILSLNVLLNNLTKNKLVAHAAIYSVDNRILAEAGQRPKPGLLGESGGMYQSKITFQDVTAGQLRISLDMDQFQQPMTISLQSMGILSAILLALALALSLRLGRHISTPLLQLRVWLRDIDEHTPATQRQDEIGDLARQLHASFAPEPEPVPEPEDIDYADDDAEPGFEVRNLRDPGFDESQPMPASKPAPRHVVRTAEDDEDDDAFADLRDESIAGEPQPIARPVASDQPQHSAVLAVQLGAQEQLRRLPQARLKELLERYRDCLDQAASLYQGELHTLNDGSTLMLFHTEDSGDDYLTNAICCGELLRALGHQLQIEVADSGITLQLQLGLTLGDGLFGLSQIDLLLTETAQDALALSQHSRNLLLVERKINDNALIRQRARIRPIASPEGACCVERLMEPYPSMLERQLARMHERQA is encoded by the coding sequence GTGAACCGGCCCACGCCAGTCAAAACCGACAACTTCTTCCTGCTGATCTTCCGTGCACTGCGCCACCGTCGTGTGCCGATTGCATTGCGCATTGCCAGCCATAACGTGATCCTGGTCGCACTGGCCCTGGTCATCTATGCCTGCGTGATGGGCCTGCAGTTCAAGCAGGCCATGCATGAGCAGGCCGATGCCCTGGGTGAGAGCCTGACCACCCAGACCGCCACGTCCGCCACCGAGCTGTTGGTGTCCAACGACATCCTCAGCCTCAACGTGCTGCTCAACAACCTGACCAAGAACAAGCTGGTGGCCCACGCCGCCATCTACAGCGTGGACAACCGCATCCTCGCCGAGGCCGGCCAGCGTCCCAAGCCCGGCCTGCTGGGCGAGTCCGGCGGCATGTACCAGAGCAAGATCACCTTCCAGGACGTGACCGCCGGGCAACTGCGCATCAGCCTGGACATGGACCAGTTCCAGCAACCGATGACCATCAGCCTGCAAAGCATGGGCATCCTCAGCGCGATCCTGCTGGCGCTGGCATTGGCCCTGAGCCTGCGCCTGGGCCGGCACATCTCCACGCCGCTGTTGCAACTGCGCGTCTGGCTGCGGGACATCGACGAACACACCCCGGCCACCCAGCGCCAGGACGAAATCGGCGATCTGGCCCGGCAACTGCACGCCAGCTTCGCGCCGGAACCCGAGCCCGTGCCGGAGCCTGAAGACATCGACTACGCAGACGACGATGCCGAGCCAGGCTTCGAAGTACGCAACCTGCGCGATCCGGGCTTCGACGAAAGCCAGCCGATGCCCGCCTCCAAACCGGCGCCTCGCCACGTGGTGCGCACGGCTGAAGACGATGAAGACGACGACGCCTTTGCCGACCTGCGGGACGAGTCGATTGCCGGGGAGCCGCAACCGATCGCCAGGCCCGTCGCCTCTGACCAGCCACAGCACAGCGCCGTGCTGGCGGTGCAATTGGGCGCCCAGGAGCAATTGCGTCGCCTGCCTCAAGCGCGCCTGAAGGAACTGCTCGAACGCTACCGCGACTGCCTCGACCAGGCCGCATCGCTTTATCAAGGCGAATTGCACACCCTGAATGACGGTAGCACCCTGATGTTGTTCCACACCGAGGACAGCGGTGACGACTACCTGACCAACGCCATTTGCTGCGGTGAATTGCTGCGAGCCCTGGGCCATCAGTTGCAGATCGAAGTCGCCGACAGCGGCATCACCCTGCAATTGCAGCTGGGGCTGACCCTGGGCGATGGGCTGTTCGGCCTGAGCCAGATCGACCTGTTGCTGACCGAAACCGCCCAGGACGCCCTGGCCCTGTCGCAACACAGCCGCAACCTGCTGCTGGTGGAGCGCAAGATCAACGACAATGCGCTGATCCGCCAACGCGCCCGCATCCGCCCCATCGCCAGCCCCGAAGGTGCGTGCTGCGTGGAGCGCCTGATGGAGCCTTATCCGTCGATGCTGGAACGACAACTGGCCCGGATGCATGAGCGCCAGGCCTGA